One genomic segment of Intestinimonas butyriciproducens includes these proteins:
- a CDS encoding DUF896 domain-containing protein, translated as MEQHKIDRINELSRLSRERALTAGEAAEREALRGEYRASIRQSLQAHLDNTYLVNEQGEKQKLRKKGE; from the coding sequence ATGGAACAGCACAAGATCGACCGTATCAACGAGCTCTCCCGACTCTCCCGGGAGCGGGCTCTCACCGCCGGGGAGGCTGCGGAGCGGGAAGCGCTGCGGGGCGAATACCGCGCCTCGATCCGCCAGAGCCTCCAGGCTCATCTGGACAACACCTACCTCGTCAATGAGCAGGGGGAGAAACAAAAACTCAGGAAGAAGGGGGAGTGA
- a CDS encoding RNA-binding protein — MNKTELLGKLSADPEERLLLARALDKLELCRTRNIPAHTQFLSLAEQAAAERLIAASGHPAHLFWGGFGDAERKLCVFLPDWMSPEDWRLDTDCPLSAVRIACPPGCGLTHRDYLGSILGLGITREKVGDLLVGEEGCQAVLLRELEHVLLSQLDQVGRQRVRVSPMAPADLTPPVRQVKQIRDTVATLRLDAVAASGFSMSRSKMADLISSKKLMLNGRECDKPDRPVGEGDVLVCRGLGKCVLSTVSGPSKKGRTMILIERYI; from the coding sequence ATGAACAAGACCGAACTGCTGGGAAAGCTCTCCGCAGACCCCGAGGAGCGCCTTCTCCTTGCCAGGGCGCTGGACAAGCTGGAGCTGTGCCGCACCCGAAACATCCCCGCTCACACGCAGTTTCTCTCCCTGGCAGAGCAGGCCGCGGCGGAGCGGCTCATCGCCGCTTCCGGCCACCCGGCACACCTCTTCTGGGGCGGCTTCGGGGACGCGGAGCGAAAGCTGTGCGTCTTTCTCCCGGATTGGATGTCTCCCGAGGACTGGCGGCTGGATACGGACTGTCCCCTCTCCGCGGTGCGCATCGCCTGCCCGCCGGGCTGCGGCCTCACCCACCGGGACTATCTGGGCTCCATTCTGGGCCTGGGTATCACCCGGGAAAAGGTGGGGGATCTGCTGGTGGGGGAGGAGGGCTGTCAGGCCGTTCTGCTCCGGGAGCTGGAGCACGTGCTCCTCTCCCAGCTGGATCAGGTGGGGCGGCAGCGGGTCAGGGTCTCTCCCATGGCCCCGGCGGATCTCACGCCGCCGGTCAGGCAGGTCAAACAGATCCGGGATACCGTGGCCACTCTGCGCCTGGACGCGGTGGCCGCCTCCGGCTTTTCCATGAGCCGCTCCAAAATGGCCGATCTCATCTCATCAAAAAAGCTGATGCTCAACGGGAGGGAGTGCGACAAGCCGGACCGTCCTGTGGGGGAGGGAGATGTACTCGTCTGCCGGGGGCTGGGCAAATGCGTGCTCAGCACGGTATCCGGCCCCTCCAAGAAGGGGCGGACCATGATCCTGATCGAACGGTATATTTGA
- the ybaK gene encoding Cys-tRNA(Pro) deacylase, which yields MSEEKTNVMRLLEQKKVPYTPHQYPHQEGMAVDGATVAAVLGRDPASVFKTLVTRGATKANYVFVVPVLAELDLKKAARAVGEKSIEMIHVKELTPLTGYVRGGCSPIGMKKRFKTVLDQSAADQAAILVSAGKIGCQVELAPGDLAGLVGAGFADIIKE from the coding sequence ATGTCGGAAGAAAAAACCAACGTCATGCGCCTTTTGGAGCAGAAAAAAGTCCCTTATACGCCCCACCAGTACCCTCACCAGGAGGGTATGGCGGTGGACGGGGCCACAGTGGCCGCCGTGCTGGGGCGCGATCCCGCCTCCGTGTTCAAAACTCTGGTGACCCGGGGTGCCACAAAGGCAAACTATGTCTTTGTGGTGCCGGTGCTGGCCGAGCTGGACCTGAAAAAGGCGGCCAGGGCAGTGGGAGAAAAGTCCATTGAGATGATCCATGTCAAGGAACTCACCCCCCTCACCGGCTATGTGCGGGGCGGCTGTTCCCCCATCGGGATGAAAAAGCGGTTCAAAACCGTGCTGGACCAGAGCGCCGCCGACCAGGCCGCCATCCTGGTCAGCGCGGGCAAAATCGGCTGTCAGGTGGAGCTTGCCCCGGGGGATCTGGCCGGCCTGGTGGGCGCCGGCTTTGCCGATATTATAAAGGAATGA